From the Mycoplasmatota bacterium genome, one window contains:
- a CDS encoding FAD-dependent oxidoreductase, whose amino-acid sequence MLKLAHKHLWKKDRIDNHFPKLDHDIEVDVLIIGGGVSGALSAYIFQEKNINVALIERGKIVNESPIGSTSPEEIDTDFKKIIPYLDEVQVMDTFSFTLEMIYKLDDMTDNLADKCEFFRNPSLNYSNQDEGTDSCDTKGDSNQFAFPLCECLSYNSGVRVNPLKLTNQLFKYCKKKGLPIYENTEVYEFKLENNGVTVVTKDKKQILCKKVLMASSYDSSLFFDKNLNWQEHRLFKKIETLKQQDKHLLTQYKYQMIEGNNAVEYHFNGLMSDKKDDILYIDEHNEYPNIYFNFGIDNKGLLYTLMGATLLSDKYLGINNKRLNMFKLYR is encoded by the coding sequence ATGCTTAAATTAGCACATAAACATTTATGGAAAAAAGATAGGATAGATAATCATTTTCCTAAGTTAGACCATGATATAGAAGTTGATGTTTTAATCATTGGAGGTGGTGTATCAGGTGCACTTTCAGCGTATATTTTTCAAGAAAAGAATATCAATGTAGCATTAATCGAAAGAGGAAAAATTGTTAATGAATCTCCGATAGGTTCTACATCACCTGAAGAAATTGATACTGATTTCAAAAAAATCATACCCTATCTTGATGAGGTACAAGTAATGGATACTTTTTCTTTTACATTAGAAATGATTTATAAATTAGATGACATGACAGATAATCTAGCTGATAAATGTGAATTTTTTAGAAATCCAAGTCTTAATTATTCAAATCAAGATGAAGGTACTGACTCATGTGATACGAAAGGAGATTCAAACCAGTTTGCTTTTCCTTTATGTGAATGCTTATCATATAATAGTGGTGTTAGAGTTAATCCTCTAAAATTAACGAATCAATTATTTAAATATTGTAAGAAAAAGGGCCTACCCATCTATGAAAATACAGAAGTCTATGAGTTCAAACTAGAAAATAATGGGGTTACTGTTGTTACGAAAGATAAAAAACAAATTCTTTGTAAGAAAGTTTTAATGGCAAGTAGTTATGATAGTTCATTATTTTTTGATAAAAACCTAAACTGGCAAGAACATCGATTATTTAAAAAAATAGAAACATTAAAACAACAGGATAAACATTTATTAACACAATATAAGTATCAAATGATAGAAGGAAATAATGCAGTGGAATATCACTTTAATGGTCTTATGTCAGATAAAAAAGACGACATACTGTATATAGATGAACATAATGAATATCCAAACATCTATTTTAATTTTGGGATAGATAACAAAGGATTATTATATACTTTGATGGGAGCAACGCTTCTTTCAGATAAATACTTAGGAATTAATAATAAACGCTTAAATATGTTTAAATTGTATCGATAA